GCTCGTCTCCCTGATGCCGGACGAGGCCCGCCACGTCGCTCTCGTCTGACTGGAACGCCAGATAGCCGCCTGTCAACTCCGCCGGGCCACGTATGGCCGTATCCCATCCGAACAATCCGCCGTAAAAACGGGCCGATGTGACCAGATCCGGACTGGTCAGGTCGACCCATGACGGCGTGCCCGGCGTGTGTTCCCGCTCGTAGCCCACCGATGAAACCTCCTACCCACCGCTCGCCGCGCGGAATGTACCCGTAGAGAACACGCCCCGTGAGGTGGATGTGCCGTTTATCGCGCACACCCGTTCATCCCGCCTGAGATTCCCTCTCGATCACGCCGCCCTCCACCTAGACGCTATCGAAATTCATGGCCGAATGGCTGACGCTCCGCGCGTATCCGTACGGTCCGTGCGTTCCGAGGCGTCGCGACGGGCCGACGGGAGAGCGCACGCAGCCGTCCCACCAGGGAGTCGATGGCGATTCCGGGCCACGAGGCGGTACACCGGACCCGCCAGCCACCGGCCCGGCGGCACCGAGATGAGCAGGCCGAACGGCCGCCAGAACGACCCTGCGTCGACGAGCAGCCGGGCGACGGCGTCAGATCCGGCGGCAACGGTGCCGTCGACGTCGACCCACTGCACCGCCGCCTCGGCCGTCTCGGGCTCGATGCCGAGCGCCCCGAGATCGGTCAGCTGCCAGGCGAGCACCTCGGCCGACGTGGGGATCCGGCGCTCGATGAACCGGGCGCAGGTGGAGCAGAACGCGCAGTCGCCGTCGTAGAGGAGGACCGGTCGGGCGCGCACCGCCCCAGTGTGCCGTCAGACGGGCGCCATCACCGAGAACACCGAGCCGTCGACGTCGTTGACCACCGCGATGCGGCCCACGTTCGGCAGGTCGAACGGCTCGACCGACACGGTGCCGCCGAGCTCGACGACCTGCGCCGCCGCGGCGTCGGCGTCGGCCACGGCGATGTACACCATCCAGTGGGCCGGGATCTCCTCGGGCCACTGCTCGTTCATCTGCACCATGCCGGCGACCTTCGTGTCGTTCCCCGGCAGGGAGAACTCGGTGTAGGTGGACGTGTCGTCGGCGAAGGGGTGGGTCTCG
This Acidimicrobiales bacterium DNA region includes the following protein-coding sequences:
- a CDS encoding DUF393 domain-containing protein, translating into MRARPVLLYDGDCAFCSTCARFIERRIPTSAEVLAWQLTDLGALGIEPETAEAAVQWVDVDGTVAAGSDAVARLLVDAGSFWRPFGLLISVPPGRWLAGPVYRLVARNRHRLPGGTAACALPSARRDASERTDRTDTRGASAIRP